Part of the Deltaproteobacteria bacterium genome, TAGAAAACCGGTTCCTAACAAACGCAGATAATATTTGGCAATGACCACTTTGGGACTGGCCAGGTGATCGGGGATTAAGGCTTTCTTTAAGATCCGGTAAAGAAGGTGGAAATTGATCAGGACGATCAATCCCCCCATCCCTATGCCAAGGGTAAACCTGGGGGGCATCAGTACCAGACTTACCAGGAGAAGGAAGGCCAAGACAGCCCCGTTCATCAACCGGATCCTCTGCAGCAAAGGATCCGATTCCGTACCTTTTCTCCATATAGATAACCCCTGGGTCATTTGAGGTCTTTCTCAGTCCTTTTCATAATCACATAGATATTTCTAAAGCC contains:
- a CDS encoding ATP synthase subunit I — its product is MNGAVLAFLLLVSLVLMPPRFTLGIGMGGLIVLINFHLLYRILKKALIPDHLASPKVVIAKYYLRLLGTGFLLYLLIAKKMVDPLGLVIGLSVVVINLTLVGCNEMRKILFKEAN